A genomic window from Fibrobacterota bacterium includes:
- a CDS encoding RNA-binding protein yields the protein MKLFVGGLAWATTAETLKEAFEAFGTVTEATVVSDRDTGRSRGFGFVAFENDAEGRKALESMEGAVLDGRNIRVSEATQREQGDRPPRREGGFGGGGGGFGGGRSGGGGGYGGGGGGSGGGGFGGGGGGGFGGGRSGGGGGFGGGGRSGGGGGFGGGRSGGGY from the coding sequence ATGAAGTTGTTTGTGGGTGGCCTGGCTTGGGCTACAACCGCTGAGACCCTCAAGGAAGCTTTCGAAGCTTTCGGAACTGTGACCGAAGCTACCGTAGTTTCGGATCGCGATACCGGACGTAGCCGGGGCTTCGGCTTCGTCGCGTTCGAGAACGACGCCGAAGGCCGCAAGGCTCTCGAGTCGATGGAAGGCGCCGTCTTGGACGGACGCAACATCCGCGTGAGCGAGGCCACCCAGCGCGAGCAGGGTGATCGTCCTCCTCGTCGCGAAGGCGGCTTCGGCGGCGGCGGCGGCGGCTTCGGCGGCGGTCGTTCCGGCGGCGGCGGCGGTTACGGCGGCGGCGGCGGTGGATCCGGCGGCGGCGGCTTCGGCGGCGGCGGCGGCGGTGGATTCGGCGGCGGACGCTCGGGTGGCGGCGGCGGCTTCGGCGGCGGCGGTCGTTCCGGCGGCGGCGGCGGCTTCGGTGGCGGACGCTCCGGCGGCGGCTACTAA
- a CDS encoding alpha-E domain-containing protein: MLSRVADSLYWMSRYIERSEHTCRLIEVNLKQMLDESPEVSGKRWERVVNCLRTDPPSRSDREAWTVATWMMFDKSNPDSVASCVAAARENARQVREMISADLWETLNRLHLYVKSCLTDAAAKRDPHEFLRHIKHEIHVLHGIADSTVVHGEGWMFLMAGKNVERAAATTALLSEHVQDFLAQQIGQGAEGFLHWVGVLRSCTAFEAYTKTYTAEVRPGRVLEFLLLSPIFPRSVRFCISSVRKSLESIEFEHGTKRGAKALKAARRLESLLDFLQVEDMMDETLRLRLAEIEQLCGMVHSALEDAYIFYENAPSEIRGAA, encoded by the coding sequence ATGCTATCCCGAGTCGCCGACAGCCTCTACTGGATGAGCCGATACATCGAACGCTCCGAGCACACCTGCCGCCTGATCGAGGTCAACCTCAAGCAGATGCTGGACGAAAGCCCCGAAGTCAGCGGCAAGCGCTGGGAGCGGGTGGTCAATTGCCTGCGCACCGATCCGCCCTCCAGGAGCGATCGGGAGGCCTGGACCGTGGCCACTTGGATGATGTTCGACAAGTCCAATCCCGATTCCGTGGCTTCCTGCGTGGCGGCCGCCCGCGAGAACGCCCGGCAGGTGCGCGAGATGATCTCCGCCGACCTCTGGGAAACCTTGAACCGGCTCCACCTGTATGTCAAATCTTGTCTGACCGACGCGGCTGCCAAGCGCGACCCGCATGAATTCCTGCGCCACATCAAGCACGAGATCCATGTGCTGCACGGCATCGCCGATTCCACCGTGGTGCACGGCGAAGGCTGGATGTTCCTGATGGCCGGCAAGAACGTGGAGCGGGCCGCGGCCACCACCGCACTGCTGTCCGAACACGTCCAGGACTTCCTGGCCCAGCAGATCGGCCAAGGTGCAGAAGGATTCCTGCATTGGGTGGGGGTTCTCCGCTCTTGCACAGCCTTCGAGGCCTACACCAAGACCTACACGGCCGAGGTCCGCCCCGGGCGGGTGTTGGAGTTTCTCCTGCTGTCGCCCATTTTCCCGCGATCGGTGCGTTTTTGCATCAGCTCCGTACGGAAATCCTTGGAATCCATCGAGTTCGAACACGGCACCAAACGCGGCGCCAAGGCCCTGAAAGCCGCACGACGCCTGGAAAGCCTCCTGGACTTCCTCCAGGTGGAAGACATGATGGATGAGACCCTGCGCCTGCGCCTTGCCGAGATCGAACAGCTCTGCGGCATGGTCCATTCGGCCCTGGAAGACGCTTACATCTTCTATGAAAACGCCCCATCCGAGATCCGCGGGGCGGCTTGA
- a CDS encoding circularly permuted type 2 ATP-grasp protein — protein MTPAPDTFSRYDLDSAYDEMFEPNAKPRPQYRALYERLLGMPPDIWKARQEQADLMFLNQGITFTVYASNEGTEKIFPYDLLPRIITAKEWSVLEKGLEQRITALNLFLHDIYHEGKILKDKIVPREMVLTCPHYRPEMVGIDVPNGVYVSVTGTDLIRLPDGSFAVLEDNLRVPSGVSYMLTNRQVMKHVFPLLFGSYDVRPIDHYGQELLAALKSLKPQGADDPSVALLTPGVFNSAYFEHTFLARQMGVPLVEGRDLVVYNKRVFRRTTNGLQRVDVIYRRIDDDFLDPKAFRPDSVLGVPGIFEAFAAGNVALANAPGTGVADDKGIYAYVPRIIKYYLGEDAILQNIETHILAEEKPREMVLQNLDKMVVKAVGESGGYGMLIGPHATQAQRDEFALKIRENPRNYIAQPTIMLSRAPCILDGTVDGRHVDLRPYILYGDKVRIIPGGLTRVALRKGSLVVNSSQGGGSKDTWVLY, from the coding sequence ATGACACCGGCACCAGATACCTTCAGCCGCTATGATCTCGATTCGGCCTACGACGAGATGTTCGAACCCAACGCCAAACCCCGGCCGCAATACCGGGCGCTGTACGAGCGTCTGCTTGGCATGCCTCCCGACATCTGGAAGGCGCGCCAGGAGCAGGCGGACTTGATGTTCCTCAATCAGGGCATCACGTTCACCGTCTACGCATCCAACGAAGGGACGGAGAAGATCTTCCCCTACGACCTGCTCCCGCGGATCATCACCGCCAAGGAATGGAGCGTGTTGGAAAAGGGACTGGAACAGCGCATCACCGCGCTGAACCTGTTCTTGCACGACATCTACCACGAAGGCAAAATCCTCAAGGACAAGATCGTCCCGCGCGAGATGGTGCTGACCTGCCCGCACTACCGGCCCGAGATGGTGGGCATCGACGTGCCCAACGGCGTGTACGTGAGCGTGACGGGCACCGACCTGATCCGCCTGCCCGACGGTTCCTTCGCGGTGCTGGAAGACAACCTCCGCGTGCCTTCCGGCGTGAGCTACATGCTCACCAACCGCCAGGTGATGAAGCACGTGTTCCCGCTATTGTTCGGGTCCTACGACGTGCGGCCCATCGACCACTACGGACAGGAATTGTTGGCCGCCCTCAAGAGCCTCAAGCCCCAAGGCGCGGATGATCCTTCCGTGGCGCTTCTGACTCCCGGCGTGTTCAACTCGGCCTATTTCGAGCACACGTTCCTGGCCCGCCAGATGGGAGTCCCGCTGGTGGAAGGGCGCGACCTGGTGGTCTACAACAAGCGCGTGTTCCGCCGCACCACCAACGGATTGCAGCGGGTGGACGTGATCTACCGGCGCATCGACGACGACTTTCTGGACCCCAAGGCGTTCCGTCCGGATTCCGTCTTGGGGGTTCCGGGGATCTTCGAGGCCTTCGCGGCGGGCAACGTGGCGCTGGCCAACGCGCCGGGCACCGGGGTGGCCGACGACAAGGGGATCTACGCGTACGTTCCGCGCATCATCAAGTACTACCTGGGCGAAGACGCCATCCTGCAGAACATCGAGACGCACATCCTGGCGGAAGAGAAGCCCCGCGAGATGGTGTTGCAGAACCTCGACAAGATGGTGGTCAAGGCGGTGGGCGAATCGGGCGGCTACGGAATGTTGATCGGGCCGCACGCCACCCAGGCCCAGCGCGACGAATTCGCCCTGAAGATCCGCGAAAACCCGCGCAACTACATCGCCCAGCCCACCATCATGCTTTCGCGGGCGCCGTGCATCCTGGACGGCACCGTGGACGGACGCCACGTGGACCTTCGCCCCTACATCCTCTACGGAGACAAGGTCCGGATCATCCCGGGCGGTCTCACGCGGGTGGCCTTGCGCAAGGGGAGCCTCGTGGTCAACAGCTCCCAAGGCGGTGGATCCAAGGACACCTGGGTCCTGTACTAG
- a CDS encoding transglutaminase family protein, with translation MSIQVQLNHVTTYRYDRPVSLGPQVVRLRPAAHCRTPILGYALKVEPAGHFQNWQQDPFGNFLARLVFPEKVKEFRVEVSLTVDLVVVNPFDFFLEEGFREFPFRYGKDLLQELSPCLESVSASPLVEELLSEIDLTSRATVDFLVDLNRKINQRVKYLIRMEPGVQAPEETLAKGSGSCRDSAWLLVHVLRRLGLASRFVSGYLIQLAPDRKNLDGPSGPEVDFTDLHAWCEVYLPGAGWVGLDPTSGLMAGEGHIPLAASPSPSSAAPISGGVEKCETEFDVKMEVVRLPEAPRSTRPYSEETWLEIDRLGKEVDQRLKAGDVRLTMGGEPTFVSIDDFDGPEWNTDALGENKRKLAHDLLLRLRDRFSKGGALHHGQGKLYPGESLPRWAFRCIWREDGEPLWEDADLIADERDPKDWTDSDVQKFLSTLSRRLGVDSTHALPGYEDAFYWMWKERRLPVNVDPHESNLADPEERERMARVFDQGLDKVIGWALPLRANDGIWQSGPWTLRRELLYLLPGDSAMGFRLPLDGLPWADPEGIRVDSPVDPSVPRGTLPPRHQSRTAMATEIGSQPPRTPAEMVRTALCLEVRNGVLHAFMPPVSRGEDWVDLVSAIEDTAAVTGMPVRLEGYPPPWDPRLSSFAITPDPGVIEVNVHPSASWEELHDRTTTLYEEARATRLCTEKFLVDGRLAGTGGGNHITLGGRTPNDSPFLRRPDVLASLLGYWMAHPSLSYVFSGMFVGPTSQAPRVDEARSDATHELDLALRQIPSIAGMPPWMVDRVLRNILVDSTGNTHRSEFCIDKLFSPDSSTGRLGLVELRAFEMPPHERMSLVQQLLVRSLVAKFWDTPWQASVPRWNNILHDRFALPHFLEQDLGEVCRDLTGAGMPFPVEWFRPHLEFRFPRQGGFVHEGVDVEIRTAIEPWHVLGEEATASGTARYVDSSLERLQVKVSHLTPGRHEVLCNGVRLPLANTGVEGQSICGVRFRAWNPPSALHPTVGIHGPLVFDLYDNWSRRAIRGLTYHIMHPGGRAYEGNPINENEASSRRFERIQPWSRTTGEVEPKEALPQPEFPLTLDLRWNR, from the coding sequence ATGTCCATCCAGGTCCAGCTCAACCACGTCACCACCTACCGCTACGACCGTCCCGTTTCCCTGGGACCCCAGGTCGTTCGGCTCCGTCCGGCTGCGCATTGCCGCACACCCATCCTCGGATACGCCCTGAAAGTGGAGCCGGCGGGTCATTTCCAGAATTGGCAGCAGGACCCCTTCGGGAACTTCCTGGCGCGGCTGGTGTTTCCCGAGAAGGTGAAGGAGTTCCGGGTGGAGGTCAGCCTCACGGTGGACCTGGTGGTGGTGAACCCCTTCGATTTCTTCCTGGAAGAAGGTTTTCGGGAGTTCCCCTTCCGTTACGGCAAAGACCTTTTGCAGGAGCTCTCTCCCTGCCTGGAGTCCGTGTCGGCGAGCCCGTTGGTGGAGGAATTGCTCTCGGAGATCGACCTGACCAGCCGCGCGACGGTGGATTTCCTGGTGGATCTGAATCGCAAGATCAACCAGCGGGTCAAGTACCTGATCCGCATGGAGCCAGGCGTGCAGGCGCCGGAAGAAACCCTGGCCAAAGGTTCGGGTTCGTGTCGCGATTCCGCCTGGCTATTGGTGCACGTGTTGCGGCGGCTGGGATTGGCCTCCCGGTTCGTATCCGGATATCTGATCCAACTGGCCCCGGATCGCAAGAACCTGGACGGCCCATCCGGGCCCGAGGTGGATTTCACCGACCTCCACGCCTGGTGCGAAGTCTACCTGCCGGGTGCGGGTTGGGTGGGGTTGGACCCGACTTCCGGCCTGATGGCCGGCGAAGGGCACATCCCGCTGGCCGCCTCGCCATCGCCGTCGTCGGCCGCTCCCATTTCCGGCGGAGTGGAAAAGTGCGAGACGGAATTTGACGTCAAGATGGAGGTGGTGCGTCTGCCGGAAGCGCCGCGTTCCACGCGGCCGTACTCCGAGGAAACCTGGCTGGAAATCGATCGCCTGGGCAAGGAAGTGGACCAGAGGCTCAAGGCCGGCGACGTGCGCCTGACCATGGGCGGCGAGCCCACGTTCGTGTCCATCGACGATTTCGATGGGCCGGAGTGGAACACCGACGCCCTGGGGGAGAACAAGCGGAAACTCGCCCACGATCTGCTGCTGAGGCTGCGCGATCGATTCTCCAAGGGCGGCGCCTTGCACCACGGGCAGGGCAAGCTCTATCCGGGCGAGAGCCTTCCGCGCTGGGCGTTTCGGTGCATCTGGCGGGAAGACGGCGAGCCGTTGTGGGAAGATGCGGATCTGATCGCCGACGAGCGCGACCCCAAGGACTGGACGGATTCCGACGTGCAGAAGTTCCTGTCCACCCTGTCGCGTCGTCTGGGCGTGGATTCCACCCATGCCCTGCCCGGCTACGAAGACGCCTTCTACTGGATGTGGAAGGAGCGGCGCTTGCCGGTGAACGTGGATCCGCACGAATCGAACCTGGCCGATCCCGAAGAGCGCGAACGGATGGCGCGGGTGTTCGACCAGGGCCTGGACAAGGTGATCGGATGGGCGCTGCCCTTGAGGGCCAATGACGGAATCTGGCAGTCAGGTCCCTGGACGCTCCGGCGAGAACTCCTTTACCTGCTTCCGGGCGATTCGGCCATGGGCTTCCGCCTTCCTCTGGACGGCCTGCCATGGGCGGATCCCGAGGGGATCCGGGTGGATTCCCCGGTGGATCCATCGGTGCCGCGCGGGACCCTGCCGCCGCGCCACCAGAGCCGCACGGCCATGGCCACGGAGATCGGAAGCCAACCGCCGCGGACCCCCGCCGAAATGGTTCGCACGGCGCTGTGCCTGGAAGTGCGCAACGGCGTGCTCCATGCGTTCATGCCGCCGGTGAGCCGGGGCGAGGATTGGGTGGATCTGGTATCGGCCATCGAAGACACCGCGGCGGTCACGGGAATGCCGGTGCGGCTGGAGGGGTACCCGCCACCGTGGGATCCGCGCCTTTCCAGTTTTGCCATCACTCCGGATCCGGGCGTGATCGAAGTCAACGTGCACCCATCGGCCAGCTGGGAAGAACTGCACGACCGCACTACCACCTTGTACGAAGAAGCGCGTGCGACACGCCTGTGCACGGAAAAGTTCCTCGTGGACGGCCGGTTGGCCGGCACCGGAGGCGGCAACCACATCACGTTGGGCGGCCGCACTCCCAACGACAGTCCGTTCCTGCGCAGGCCGGACGTGTTGGCGAGCCTGTTGGGCTACTGGATGGCCCATCCATCCCTCTCCTACGTGTTTTCCGGCATGTTCGTGGGGCCCACCAGCCAAGCGCCGCGCGTGGACGAGGCTCGGTCGGACGCCACCCACGAGCTGGACCTGGCATTGCGACAGATTCCGTCCATTGCGGGGATGCCGCCCTGGATGGTGGATCGGGTCCTGCGCAACATCCTGGTGGATTCCACGGGGAACACGCATCGCTCCGAGTTCTGCATCGACAAGCTGTTCTCGCCGGATTCGTCCACGGGCCGTTTGGGCCTGGTGGAGCTGCGCGCCTTCGAGATGCCTCCGCACGAGCGCATGAGCCTGGTGCAGCAGTTGTTGGTGCGCTCGCTGGTGGCGAAGTTCTGGGACACTCCCTGGCAGGCGAGCGTCCCGCGCTGGAACAACATCCTGCATGATCGCTTCGCCTTGCCACATTTCCTGGAGCAAGATCTGGGCGAGGTGTGCCGCGACCTGACCGGCGCCGGGATGCCATTTCCTGTCGAGTGGTTCCGGCCGCACCTGGAGTTCCGATTCCCTCGCCAGGGGGGATTCGTGCACGAAGGGGTGGATGTGGAGATCCGCACGGCCATCGAGCCCTGGCATGTGCTGGGCGAGGAGGCCACGGCTTCCGGAACGGCGCGCTACGTGGACAGCTCCCTGGAGCGTTTGCAGGTGAAGGTCTCGCATCTGACCCCCGGTCGCCATGAGGTGCTCTGCAACGGCGTGCGATTGCCATTGGCCAATACCGGAGTGGAAGGTCAGTCGATTTGCGGGGTGCGCTTTCGCGCCTGGAATCCACCTTCGGCCCTCCATCCCACGGTGGGAATACACGGTCCATTGGTCTTCGATCTGTACGACAATTGGAGCCGCAGGGCGATACGCGGTCTCACCTACCACATCATGCATCCCGGTGGCAGGGCCTACGAAGGAAACCCGATCAACGAAAACGAGGCGTCTTCGAGGCGATTCGAACGCATCCAACCCTGGAGCCGCACGACCGGCGAAGTGGAACCCAAGGAAGCCTTGCCGCAACCTGAATTTCCGCTGACGCTGGATCTCCGTTGGAATCGCTGA
- a CDS encoding circularly permuted type 2 ATP-grasp protein: MPSSMPDPSTQDRTVAGMIAQARSLAGVWNELRPEDGDPRQAWLRYFECLGGMKVDELSARWEDARRLLRENGVSYNVYADPRGADRPWQLDAIPQPMLEEEWHFLSKGVEQRARVLEATLADIYGPQRTLLDGILPAALVHANPGFLLPLHGADPKGGWLHSYACELARDLDGKWTVIADRTQAPAGSGYVLENRIAMSRAFPEVYRAARVRRLANHFARVRRYLQTLGGRDNPHVVLLTPGPFSETYFEHAYISRYLGFTLAEGGDLAVRDEKVFLKTLAGLQQVDVILRRMDDDFCDPLELRGESGIGVPGLVQAVRAGNVVVANAMGSGVVEGAAFLGYIPDLCRSLLGEEPILPSVESIWCGEPGGIERAMEAMEGMVLKPSFPSLRAEPVFGDRLGDQGRQIMSERIGRDPEAWTAQGLVPMSGTVEWSGNHFRSRAMALRLYACRTEAGFDVLPGGLARVSGEPGRANIALRAGGGSKDLWIMCDDAVAETSLLSGGKPLDTFRRSGIDVPSRVADNLFWLGRYQERAEGISRLSRVALARLSGESGPLESGELGLVMAAMRSMGILGADPPSGRYGVEGAEHEVVASVFRSERPMGLQQTLSALHQAGFQVRDRVSNDTWRILHHLGRDFSTSRKGGSSTVGEVLGLLDSLLLHLSALAGMAKENTTRGLGWRFLDLGRRLERCQFTLDLIDVLDSASADGRQGLEAVLEILDSSITYRSRYFAELRFAQSMDLILVDETNPRSLLFQMMAVQRHLDALPRLQDNPFPRKDQALTIQAVTDLRLLDFAAIARDPAGAERERLMALLARMRQDLPVITDCLTRAWLSHAETTRQLARGA, from the coding sequence TTGCCATCTTCCATGCCGGACCCATCGACACAAGACCGCACCGTCGCGGGAATGATCGCCCAGGCGCGCTCCTTGGCGGGCGTCTGGAACGAGCTGCGGCCGGAGGATGGCGATCCACGCCAGGCCTGGCTGCGGTACTTCGAGTGCCTGGGGGGGATGAAGGTCGACGAACTGTCCGCCCGGTGGGAGGACGCGCGTCGGTTGCTCCGGGAAAACGGCGTGTCGTACAACGTCTATGCGGATCCGCGCGGAGCCGACAGACCTTGGCAGCTGGATGCCATCCCCCAGCCCATGCTGGAAGAAGAATGGCATTTTCTGTCCAAAGGCGTGGAGCAGCGCGCCCGCGTCCTGGAAGCGACCTTGGCCGACATCTACGGACCGCAGCGGACGCTGTTGGACGGGATCCTGCCCGCCGCGCTGGTGCACGCCAATCCGGGATTTTTGCTGCCTTTGCATGGCGCCGACCCGAAGGGAGGGTGGCTCCATTCCTACGCATGCGAACTGGCGCGCGATCTGGACGGTAAATGGACCGTGATCGCCGACCGCACCCAGGCTCCGGCGGGATCCGGATACGTGCTGGAAAACCGCATCGCCATGTCGAGGGCCTTTCCGGAGGTCTATCGCGCCGCGCGGGTGCGCCGACTCGCCAACCATTTCGCCAGGGTGCGCCGCTACCTGCAGACCTTGGGCGGCCGCGACAATCCCCATGTGGTGTTGCTCACGCCCGGCCCCTTCAGCGAAACCTATTTCGAGCACGCCTACATCAGCCGGTACCTGGGATTCACCCTGGCCGAAGGCGGCGACCTGGCCGTGCGCGACGAGAAGGTCTTCCTGAAGACCTTGGCCGGACTCCAGCAGGTGGACGTGATCCTGCGGCGGATGGATGACGATTTTTGCGACCCGCTGGAACTGCGGGGCGAATCCGGGATCGGAGTGCCAGGCCTGGTGCAGGCGGTGCGCGCCGGCAACGTGGTGGTGGCCAACGCGATGGGTTCCGGCGTGGTGGAAGGGGCGGCTTTCCTGGGCTACATTCCCGACCTGTGCCGGAGTCTTTTGGGCGAAGAGCCCATCCTGCCCTCCGTGGAGAGCATCTGGTGCGGCGAACCGGGCGGGATCGAGCGGGCGATGGAAGCCATGGAAGGCATGGTGCTGAAGCCCTCGTTCCCCTCCCTGCGGGCGGAACCGGTGTTCGGCGACCGCCTGGGAGACCAAGGTCGACAAATCATGTCCGAACGGATCGGGCGCGATCCGGAGGCCTGGACCGCGCAAGGATTGGTGCCCATGTCCGGCACGGTGGAATGGTCTGGCAACCATTTCCGGTCGCGGGCCATGGCGTTGCGGTTGTACGCTTGCCGCACGGAAGCGGGCTTCGATGTCCTGCCCGGAGGCTTGGCGCGGGTGTCGGGCGAGCCTGGCCGGGCCAACATCGCCTTGCGGGCGGGCGGCGGATCCAAGGATCTGTGGATCATGTGCGACGATGCCGTGGCCGAAACCAGTCTGCTGTCGGGCGGGAAGCCATTGGACACTTTCCGTCGATCCGGGATCGACGTTCCCTCGCGCGTTGCGGACAATCTCTTCTGGTTGGGCCGCTACCAGGAGCGGGCGGAAGGAATTTCGCGCTTGTCGCGGGTGGCGCTGGCCCGCCTTTCCGGCGAGAGCGGGCCGCTGGAATCCGGCGAACTGGGGCTGGTGATGGCGGCCATGCGCAGCATGGGCATCCTGGGCGCGGATCCTCCATCCGGGCGCTACGGGGTGGAAGGGGCCGAGCACGAGGTGGTGGCCTCGGTGTTCCGGTCGGAGCGTCCCATGGGTTTGCAGCAGACACTTTCTGCCCTGCACCAGGCGGGGTTCCAGGTGCGCGATCGCGTGTCCAACGACACCTGGCGCATCCTGCACCATCTGGGTCGGGACTTCTCCACGAGCCGCAAGGGTGGCTCTTCCACCGTGGGCGAGGTGCTTGGCCTGCTGGACTCGCTGCTTCTGCATCTGTCGGCGTTGGCGGGCATGGCCAAGGAAAACACCACCCGCGGCTTGGGCTGGAGGTTCCTGGATCTGGGACGGCGGTTGGAGCGTTGCCAGTTCACGTTGGATCTGATCGATGTGCTGGACAGCGCCTCTGCGGATGGCCGGCAGGGGCTGGAAGCGGTACTGGAAATTTTGGACAGCTCCATCACCTACCGCAGCCGCTACTTCGCCGAATTGCGCTTTGCCCAAAGCATGGATCTGATCCTGGTGGACGAGACCAATCCACGGTCGCTCCTGTTCCAGATGATGGCCGTGCAACGGCATCTGGACGCCTTGCCACGATTGCAGGACAATCCGTTCCCCCGCAAGGACCAGGCGCTGACCATCCAGGCCGTGACGGATCTGCGTTTGCTGGATTTCGCGGCCATCGCCCGCGATCCCGCGGGAGCCGAACGCGAACGCCTGATGGCCTTGCTTGCGCGGATGCGACAGGATTTGCCCGTCATCACCGATTGCCTGACGCGGGCCTGGCTTTCCCATGCGGAGACCACCCGTCAACTCGCGCGGGGAGCCTGA
- a CDS encoding transglutaminase family protein: protein MQYRVRHETVYTYEDPVQLSHNLAHLCPMERPYQKVESFNLDVEPEPAVVSMREDSWGNRSHFLLVQEAHREFRIVATSMVRVEGLDPVDAEATSAWEDVAARVRNRPMGRDVSPAQFRHSSPFVPILPSARAYALESFPDGRPVMAGAMDLMGRIFREFRYDPEATTVATPLAVVLEKRRGVCQDFSHAMIGGLRALGIPARYVSGYLETRPPPGKPRLIGADASHAWVQVWSPETGWVDLDPTNDVAPSSRHITVAIGRDFGDVTPLKGLLLGGGGQKVRVSVDVEPLAEPT from the coding sequence ATGCAGTACCGCGTGCGCCACGAGACCGTGTACACCTACGAGGATCCGGTCCAGCTTTCCCACAATCTGGCGCATCTGTGCCCGATGGAGAGGCCCTACCAGAAAGTCGAATCGTTCAATCTGGACGTGGAGCCGGAGCCGGCGGTGGTGTCCATGCGGGAAGATTCCTGGGGAAACCGATCTCACTTTCTGCTGGTGCAGGAAGCGCACCGGGAATTTCGGATCGTGGCGACCTCGATGGTGCGGGTGGAAGGATTGGATCCGGTGGATGCCGAAGCGACCTCCGCCTGGGAAGACGTCGCCGCCAGGGTGCGCAACCGACCGATGGGTCGGGATGTCTCTCCCGCCCAGTTCCGGCACTCTTCGCCGTTCGTTCCCATCCTCCCCAGCGCTCGGGCATACGCCTTGGAAAGCTTCCCGGATGGCCGACCCGTGATGGCCGGGGCGATGGACCTGATGGGGCGCATCTTCCGGGAGTTCCGCTACGATCCGGAAGCGACCACCGTGGCCACGCCATTGGCGGTGGTTCTGGAAAAACGTCGCGGCGTTTGCCAGGATTTTTCGCACGCGATGATCGGCGGATTGCGCGCCTTGGGGATTCCCGCCCGCTATGTGTCTGGCTATCTGGAAACCCGCCCGCCGCCGGGAAAGCCACGATTGATCGGCGCCGACGCCTCCCACGCCTGGGTACAGGTCTGGAGCCCGGAAACGGGTTGGGTGGATCTGGACCCCACCAACGATGTGGCGCCCTCGAGCCGCCACATCACGGTGGCCATCGGTCGCGATTTCGGCGACGTGACCCCGCTGAAGGGATTGCTCCTGGGAGGTGGAGGACAAAAAGTGCGCGTGTCCGTGGACGTGGAGCCGCTGGCGGAACCTACCTGA